In Chthoniobacterales bacterium, a single genomic region encodes these proteins:
- a CDS encoding 4a-hydroxytetrahydrobiopterin dehydratase, which produces MPALLSEDEIARRLPGVPDWRREGSEIVRTFAFENFVAAVAFVNRVTPLAEAANHHPDVDIRWNKVTLRLATHSRGGVTHLDFDLAARIDEGEAGGRGR; this is translated from the coding sequence GTGCCCGCCCTTCTTTCCGAGGATGAAATCGCCAGACGCCTGCCCGGCGTTCCGGACTGGCGCCGCGAGGGCTCCGAAATCGTGCGGACGTTCGCGTTCGAGAACTTCGTCGCCGCGGTGGCGTTCGTGAATCGGGTGACCCCGCTGGCCGAGGCCGCGAATCATCATCCCGACGTGGACATTCGCTGGAACAAGGTCACGCTCCGGCTCGCCACCCACAGTCGCGGCGGCGTCACGCATCTCGACTTCGATCTCGCCGCCCGGATCGACGAAGGCGAAGCGGGCGGCAGAGGGCGCTGA
- a CDS encoding histidine kinase, with protein sequence MNLPITYFGDLVQYWQPRKGSLRRAILDRTPPFWRFQILGFAGWTIWALPLHFYHYTSISTGLWMGLTQEFIGFLLTIGLREIYRRTNIRRFDAWVLAPLMVAISVLAAGLDSLIFLEVEKFVGANALHVSEANYTGYIFCLRTLLFVAWSGLYFSIQALLETREKTRQLVDAERLRHDAELQMLRSQTNPHFLFNAFNTILSEGRGNPKVTALVKGLSDYLRYSLACRHEGFVSLGAEIDAISSYLEVEKSRFEGDLVLELAVSPMARSAGVPGVIVQPLVENAIKYGRETSEMPLRLRIAAETSPHALRIEVCNSGHWLEPQPWQKNQASGCGIDNLRRRLESIYPDRHRFEIGERNGEVIALVEIQMDHDYDVRLQNYELRQRMDPS encoded by the coding sequence TTGAACCTCCCCATCACCTATTTCGGCGATCTCGTTCAATACTGGCAGCCGCGAAAAGGCAGCCTGCGGAGAGCCATTCTGGACCGGACGCCCCCATTCTGGCGCTTCCAGATTCTCGGATTCGCGGGATGGACGATCTGGGCGCTCCCGCTCCATTTCTATCACTACACCTCGATCTCGACAGGCCTTTGGATGGGCCTCACGCAGGAGTTCATCGGCTTTCTGCTCACGATCGGCCTGCGCGAGATCTATCGGCGGACGAACATCCGGCGGTTCGATGCATGGGTGCTCGCACCGCTGATGGTCGCGATCTCCGTCCTCGCCGCCGGGCTGGACTCCCTGATTTTCCTCGAAGTCGAGAAATTCGTCGGCGCGAACGCTCTCCACGTGTCCGAGGCAAACTACACCGGTTACATCTTCTGCCTCCGCACGTTGCTCTTCGTGGCGTGGAGCGGATTGTATTTCTCGATCCAGGCCCTGCTCGAAACCCGGGAAAAGACGCGGCAGCTCGTCGACGCGGAGCGCCTGCGCCACGACGCAGAGCTGCAGATGCTCCGCTCGCAGACGAACCCCCACTTCCTCTTCAATGCCTTCAACACCATCCTCAGCGAAGGCCGCGGGAATCCCAAGGTCACCGCGCTGGTGAAGGGCCTCTCCGACTACCTGCGCTACTCGCTGGCGTGCCGCCACGAGGGTTTCGTCTCGCTCGGCGCGGAGATCGACGCCATCTCGAGCTACCTCGAGGTCGAAAAATCGCGCTTCGAAGGCGATCTCGTGCTCGAACTCGCCGTCAGCCCGATGGCCCGCTCGGCCGGCGTGCCCGGCGTGATCGTCCAGCCTCTCGTCGAAAACGCGATCAAGTATGGTCGCGAGACCAGCGAGATGCCGCTGCGACTGCGTATCGCTGCGGAGACGAGCCCCCACGCGCTGCGCATCGAGGTCTGCAACTCCGGGCACTGGCTCGAGCCGCAGCCCTGGCAGAAGAACCAGGCCTCCGGCTGCGGCATCGACAACCTCCGCCGGCGGCTGGAATCCATCTACCCGGACCGGCACCGCTTCGAGATCGGTGAACGCAACGGCGAGGTCATCGCACTCGTGGAAATCCAGATGGACCACGACTACGACGTGCGGCTGCAGAATTACGAACTGCGCCAGCGCATGGACCCCTCGTGA
- a CDS encoding LytTR family DNA-binding domain-containing protein, which translates to MWRAILIDDEAPARSHLRELLQAHPEVEIVGEAANVAQAAEACHALHPTLLFLDLQMPKGSGFELLSRISHVPEIIFVTAYEQYAVRAFEVNAIDYLLKPVFEDRLALALSRLGRRVSDAEHPPEAVREEDRVFLRTSKGLRVVLVRQITHIVADGNYSTVWLLDGEALLIDRTMGVWEGMLAHTKFVRLDRSFILNLEHLEEMKVSSRDSAHLTIHGRPELVKIRRAARSRLQSLLRRG; encoded by the coding sequence ATGTGGCGCGCCATTCTGATCGATGACGAGGCTCCCGCCCGGAGCCACCTGCGGGAATTACTCCAGGCGCACCCCGAAGTGGAGATTGTCGGCGAGGCCGCGAATGTCGCCCAGGCCGCCGAGGCCTGCCATGCGCTCCATCCCACGCTGCTCTTCCTCGATCTCCAGATGCCGAAAGGGTCGGGCTTCGAGCTGCTTTCGCGGATCAGCCACGTGCCGGAGATCATCTTCGTCACCGCCTATGAGCAATATGCCGTGCGAGCCTTCGAGGTGAACGCGATCGACTATCTGTTGAAACCCGTATTCGAGGATCGCCTCGCCCTCGCGCTCAGTCGCCTCGGCCGGCGGGTGAGCGACGCCGAGCACCCCCCGGAGGCCGTGCGCGAGGAGGACCGCGTCTTCCTCCGCACCAGCAAGGGCCTGCGCGTCGTGCTCGTGCGGCAGATCACGCACATCGTTGCCGATGGCAATTACAGCACCGTCTGGCTGCTCGATGGCGAGGCTCTGCTCATCGACCGCACCATGGGCGTGTGGGAGGGCATGCTCGCCCACACGAAGTTTGTGCGCCTCGATCGTTCCTTCATCCTCAATCTCGAGCACCTCGAGGAAATGAAAGTCAGCTCGCGCGATTCCGCGCACCTGACGATCCACGGGCGACCGGAGCTGGTCAAAATTCGTCGCGCGGCTCGCTCCCGGCTGCAGTCGCTCCTCCGGCGCGGATGA